In Pelosinus sp. IPA-1, a single genomic region encodes these proteins:
- a CDS encoding aldo/keto reductase, translating into MMDKTVSKVLLNDGLEVPAIGFGTYKLNGADGVNAIKNAIDIGYRLLDTAFNYENEGAVGEAVRRSSIPREELLICSKLPGRHHAYQEAIQTIQESLYRGGVEYYDLYLIHWPNPRVNLYVEAWQALIEAKKQGLIRSIGVCNFLPEHIDRLIKETDVKPSINQIELYPYFNQEEQRRWHTEHGIVTQSWSPLGQGNSVLENEKIVDIAKAYRKSTSQVILRWHIQSGAIPIPKASSQKHQRDNLDIFDFQLTEEEMIVISGFTTETGRTYNQDPRTYEEF; encoded by the coding sequence ATGATGGATAAAACAGTTTCAAAAGTATTGCTAAACGATGGTCTTGAAGTCCCTGCCATTGGCTTTGGAACTTATAAGTTAAATGGCGCAGATGGAGTGAATGCGATTAAAAATGCAATTGACATAGGCTATCGGTTGCTTGATACTGCATTTAACTACGAAAATGAGGGAGCGGTAGGTGAAGCTGTTCGTCGAAGTTCAATACCAAGAGAAGAACTATTGATTTGCTCCAAGCTGCCGGGACGCCATCATGCTTACCAGGAAGCGATACAAACGATTCAAGAGTCACTCTATAGAGGGGGGGTGGAATATTACGATCTATATTTGATTCACTGGCCAAATCCCAGAGTGAACTTGTATGTTGAGGCCTGGCAGGCTTTAATAGAGGCTAAAAAGCAAGGGTTAATCCGCTCCATCGGTGTTTGCAACTTTTTACCGGAGCATATTGACCGATTAATAAAAGAAACCGATGTAAAGCCTAGTATCAACCAAATTGAGCTTTACCCTTATTTTAATCAGGAAGAACAGCGCCGTTGGCATACGGAACATGGCATTGTAACACAATCCTGGAGCCCTTTAGGGCAGGGTAATAGTGTATTGGAAAATGAAAAAATTGTTGACATTGCCAAAGCGTATCGAAAATCTACCTCTCAAGTGATTTTGCGTTGGCATATACAGTCTGGAGCAATTCCGATTCCAAAAGCATCTTCACAAAAACATCAGCGTGATAATTTAGATATTTTTGATTTTCAATTGACAGAAGAAGAAATGATCGTCATTTCCGGATTTACCACGGAAACAGGACGCACTTATAATCAAGACCCGAGGACATACGAAGAGTTTTAA
- the namA gene encoding NADPH dehydrogenase NamA, with protein sequence MNTFKNYVLKNLNLKNRIVMPPMCMYSSDETGIVNDFHYTHYVTRAIGEVGLIIIESTGVVENGRITDNDLGIWDDKHIDGLKKIVGGVKKHGSKIAIQLNHGGRKYTGTASQAVAPSSVKFDEKSTLPKELTKDDIKEIVLNFKEAAKRADKAGFDAIEIHGAHGYLIHQFLSPLSNLREDEYGGDIKNRTRFLKEILQAVEEVWSKEKAILLRVSAYDYKDGGITLNDMIEIINEIKEYIDIVHVSTGGLIPAEINAYPGYQVNFSSTIKEKCNIPTIAVGLITDVNMAEEIISNDRADLVAVGRELLRNPYFVLNEAKIRNLDIDYPEQYKGAFK encoded by the coding sequence ATGAATACTTTTAAAAATTACGTTTTAAAAAATTTAAACTTAAAGAACAGAATAGTTATGCCACCAATGTGCATGTATTCTTCCGACGAGACTGGCATAGTAAATGATTTTCACTACACCCATTATGTTACAAGAGCTATTGGAGAAGTAGGTCTTATAATAATTGAATCTACAGGAGTAGTTGAAAATGGAAGGATAACAGACAATGATTTAGGGATTTGGGATGATAAGCATATAGACGGACTAAAAAAAATTGTTGGTGGTGTTAAAAAGCATGGTTCTAAAATTGCAATACAATTAAATCATGGTGGAAGAAAATATACAGGAACAGCTAGCCAAGCTGTAGCTCCAAGTTCAGTTAAATTTGATGAAAAAAGTACATTACCTAAGGAATTAACTAAAGATGATATTAAAGAAATTGTATTAAACTTTAAAGAAGCAGCTAAAAGAGCAGATAAAGCGGGATTTGATGCTATAGAAATACATGGAGCCCATGGTTATTTGATACATCAATTTCTATCACCATTATCAAATTTAAGAGAAGATGAATACGGTGGAGATATAAAAAATAGAACCAGATTTCTTAAAGAAATATTACAAGCTGTAGAGGAAGTATGGTCAAAAGAAAAAGCAATTTTGCTTAGAGTATCAGCTTATGATTATAAAGATGGCGGAATAACATTAAATGATATGATTGAAATCATAAACGAAATTAAAGAATATATAGATATAGTGCATGTAAGTACTGGAGGATTAATTCCAGCAGAAATTAATGCATATCCAGGATACCAAGTGAATTTTTCAAGTACAATTAAAGAAAAATGTAACATTCCTACAATAGCTGTTGGATTAATTACAGATGTTAACATGGCTGAAGAAATAATATCAAATGACAGAGCAGATTTGGTTGCAGTTGGTAGGGAACTTTTAAGAAATCCATACTTTGTGCTAAATGAAGCAAAAATTAGAAACTTAGATATTGATTATCCAGAACAATATAAGGGTGCTTTCAAATAA